In the genome of Nitrospira japonica, one region contains:
- a CDS encoding HEAT repeat domain-containing protein: MTDVVNRIWLAVALTIAVGIGPDRAVALAAVPGEIQRLYDKQQYQTVLDEIAKLDGAASSASDVRRLKVRSLLKLGNPKEALEEYDRLERVANQDETPLLRDVALGFITVMLKDMREQMRGAAFTALKEADSEELIPYFEDGLSDGSGPVRMLAVEGLSRTEAGRKSPKLRAALDDQAGLVKARVVKALGRSSDPSVVPLLEKASKDELPTVRIAAFGALLRHGRAEAWDALRRAADAVNPEDRAEAIRVMADVKDRRAVPIMLESLSYKQPSVRGAAARGLGHLGRREAREDIQRLLRDPVPAVREAAASALADLGDDASVPALDQALQDGVFSVRAASAAALLQLGQPFETVAPTIRGLTQQSDPGARTSAAHALGKASKGNVPGALSFLGNLSTDPLPGPKIVAVRSLGRIGDPSVLLLVKEALHDQNEAVRTTAGGAILRLLQGKRSSKSGFHPVVGN; encoded by the coding sequence ATGACCGACGTGGTGAATCGGATATGGCTGGCGGTCGCACTCACGATCGCGGTGGGGATAGGCCCGGACCGAGCTGTGGCGCTGGCCGCTGTGCCGGGCGAGATTCAGCGATTGTACGACAAGCAGCAATACCAAACCGTATTGGATGAAATTGCCAAGCTGGACGGCGCAGCATCCTCCGCGTCCGACGTTCGCCGGCTCAAGGTTCGATCGCTGCTGAAATTGGGTAATCCCAAGGAGGCCTTGGAGGAATATGACCGGCTTGAGCGAGTCGCCAATCAAGATGAGACGCCGCTGCTTCGGGATGTCGCGTTGGGATTCATTACCGTGATGTTGAAGGATATGCGCGAACAGATGCGAGGGGCGGCGTTTACGGCCTTGAAGGAAGCCGACTCGGAAGAGCTCATCCCCTATTTTGAGGACGGACTCAGCGACGGGTCGGGTCCTGTTCGCATGCTTGCGGTGGAAGGGTTGAGTCGAACCGAAGCCGGACGGAAATCGCCGAAATTGCGGGCAGCCCTTGACGATCAAGCCGGGCTCGTCAAGGCCCGTGTGGTCAAGGCGCTGGGACGCAGCAGCGATCCGTCCGTCGTTCCTCTGCTGGAAAAGGCTTCAAAGGACGAATTGCCGACGGTCAGGATCGCCGCGTTCGGCGCGCTCTTGCGGCACGGACGCGCAGAAGCCTGGGACGCGCTGCGTCGGGCAGCGGATGCGGTGAATCCGGAGGACCGCGCCGAGGCGATCCGGGTGATGGCGGACGTGAAAGACCGGCGCGCGGTACCGATCATGCTGGAGTCGCTGAGCTACAAGCAGCCCTCGGTCAGAGGGGCCGCGGCCAGGGGGTTGGGACATCTGGGGCGACGGGAGGCACGCGAGGACATTCAACGACTGTTGCGCGATCCCGTGCCGGCCGTCCGCGAAGCCGCGGCCTCGGCTCTGGCCGATCTTGGCGATGACGCCTCGGTCCCGGCTCTCGATCAGGCGCTTCAGGACGGGGTATTTTCCGTGCGGGCCGCTTCGGCCGCCGCATTGCTTCAGCTCGGTCAACCGTTTGAGACTGTGGCGCCGACGATACGGGGGTTGACCCAACAGAGCGATCCGGGGGCAAGGACCTCGGCCGCGCATGCCTTGGGTAAAGCCTCAAAAGGCAACGTGCCCGGCGCCCTGTCGTTCCTTGGGAATCTGTCTACGGATCCGCTCCCGGGGCCGAAGATTGTGGCCGTCAGATCACTGGGAAGAATCGGTGATCCCTCGGTGCTGCTGCTCGTGAAAGAGGCGCTCCATGACCAAAACGAGGCCGTTCGGACAACCGCCGGAGGGGCCATTCTGCGTCTACTGCAAGGCAAACGGTCTTCCAAGAGCGGTTTTCACCCGGTTGTCGGCAATTGA